Proteins encoded within one genomic window of Tabrizicola piscis:
- a CDS encoding ABC transporter ATP-binding protein produces MTSLIRLGDAIDAFRPAEGSPPQSLGAFMRWCLAGSWPMLVLAGVLSSLAGVTEVVSALILGWVVDAAVTTSPSAFFTDHWSLMAWFLAFYLILRPLAFAISSASNSIVIGPNVMPLVLSRLHRWTLGQAVTFFDNDFAGRIAQKQMQAARAVTDVATEVINTVCFALASVIGSVAFLILVDLRVAGALLVWLVAYIFLIRFFMPMIRKNSAARASSRAMVSGQVVDTITNIKTVKLFAHAAFEDRVALDAMEVFRDRSLEFGVISTWFRFSLMLLAGVLPVLLIGGTVMLWQQGQASAGEIAAAGAIAMRIAQMSGWVSFTLMSIYTSVGEVEDGMRTLSAPHTLTDTPDAVALPRVKGEITFDNVTFAYGRERGGVQGINLTIRAGEKLGIVGASGAGKSSLVSLLLRLYDPEEGTIAIDGKDLRHVTQESLRRQIGMVTQETAMFNRSARDNIAYGRPEASEEEIIAAAKAAEADDFITGMADHQNRKGYAAFLGERGVKLSGGQRQRIALARAFLKDAPILVLDEATSALDSEVEASIQEALSRVMVGKTVLAIAHRLSTIAAMDRIIVLDRGRIVEIGSHDDLLAQDGLYARYWKRQSGGFIGTEDEQEAAE; encoded by the coding sequence GTGACTTCCCTGATCCGTCTTGGCGATGCGATCGATGCCTTCCGCCCCGCGGAAGGCAGCCCGCCGCAAAGCCTTGGCGCCTTCATGCGCTGGTGTCTGGCCGGGTCATGGCCGATGCTGGTCCTGGCCGGGGTGCTGTCGTCGCTGGCCGGGGTGACCGAGGTTGTCTCTGCCCTGATCCTTGGCTGGGTGGTGGATGCCGCCGTCACCACCAGCCCCAGTGCCTTCTTCACCGACCATTGGTCGCTGATGGCTTGGTTCCTGGCCTTTTACCTGATCCTGCGTCCGCTGGCCTTTGCCATATCCTCAGCGTCCAACAGCATCGTCATCGGGCCAAACGTGATGCCTTTGGTCTTGTCGCGCCTGCATCGCTGGACGCTGGGGCAGGCGGTCACCTTCTTCGACAACGACTTTGCCGGTCGCATCGCGCAAAAGCAGATGCAGGCCGCCCGTGCCGTCACCGATGTCGCGACCGAAGTCATCAACACCGTCTGCTTCGCCCTTGCCTCGGTCATCGGGTCGGTGGCCTTCCTGATTCTGGTCGACTTGCGGGTTGCCGGGGCGTTGCTGGTCTGGCTCGTCGCCTACATCTTCCTCATCCGCTTTTTCATGCCGATGATCCGCAAGAACTCCGCCGCCCGGGCCTCGTCGCGGGCGATGGTGTCGGGGCAGGTGGTGGACACGATCACCAACATCAAGACGGTAAAGCTTTTCGCCCATGCCGCTTTCGAGGACCGCGTGGCCCTTGACGCGATGGAGGTGTTCCGCGACCGCTCGCTTGAATTCGGCGTGATTTCCACCTGGTTCCGCTTCAGCCTGATGCTGCTGGCCGGGGTGCTTCCCGTCCTCCTGATCGGCGGCACAGTCATGCTGTGGCAGCAGGGACAAGCCAGCGCTGGTGAGATTGCCGCCGCCGGTGCCATCGCCATGCGCATCGCGCAGATGTCGGGCTGGGTGAGCTTTACGCTGATGTCGATCTACACCAGCGTGGGTGAAGTTGAAGACGGCATGCGCACGCTGTCTGCCCCCCACACGCTGACCGACACACCCGACGCCGTGGCCCTGCCACGCGTCAAGGGTGAGATCACCTTTGACAACGTGACCTTCGCCTATGGCCGCGAACGCGGCGGGGTGCAGGGCATCAACCTGACCATCCGCGCAGGGGAAAAGCTGGGCATCGTCGGCGCATCGGGCGCGGGGAAATCCTCGCTCGTCTCGCTGCTTCTGCGGCTTTACGACCCGGAAGAGGGGACGATTGCCATCGACGGCAAGGACCTCCGCCACGTCACGCAGGAATCCCTGCGCCGCCAGATCGGCATGGTCACGCAGGAAACCGCGATGTTCAACCGGTCGGCCCGCGACAACATCGCCTACGGCCGCCCCGAGGCGTCGGAGGAGGAAATCATCGCCGCCGCCAAGGCTGCCGAGGCGGATGACTTCATCACCGGCATGGCCGATCACCAGAACCGCAAGGGCTACGCCGCCTTCCTTGGCGAACGTGGGGTCAAGCTTTCCGGCGGCCAGCGCCAGCGCATCGCCCTTGCCCGCGCCTTCCTGAAGGACGCGCCGATCCTTGTGCTGGACGAAGCGACCAGCGCGCTGGACAGCGAAGTCGAAGCCTCGATCCAAGAGGCGCTCAGCCGCGTGATGGTCGGCAAGACCGTCCTTGCCATCGCCCACCGTCTGTCCACCATCGCCGCGATGGACCGGATCATCGTCCTTGACCGTGGCCGGATCGTCGAAATCGGCAGCCATGACGACCTTCTGGCGCAGGACGGCCTTTACGCCCGCTACTGGAAGCGTCAATCAGGCGGCTTCATCGGCACTGAAGACGAACAGGAAGCGGCAGAGTGA
- a CDS encoding ABC transporter ATP-binding protein: MFRFFENLVDPYQPYVEQDAPPTRLWPFLKDYVQPFKSVFAVTALFSVGNAVLDVGLIWYLGRLVDLMTGQTPAAFMAAHWVELLVVAFVILFVRPLVAGGSVGLLHNTILTNFGTMMRWRAHRHVLRQPVGWFESDFAGRIANRIMQAPPAAGEAVFQVFDMAAFAAATFIGALLMLFEADPRLMVPLLLWVVGYIALMRWTIRRAGPASTAASDARSAVTGRVVDSYTNIHSVKLFAHQDSELNYAKEAIEKSRQTLQTEMRIVTKMDVALTFLNGLMIMGVGGLALWFWVQGSATVGVVAAAVALVLRINSMTYWIMWASTNLVQNLGTLAEGMQTIAQPITLVDRPAAKPLRFQDGLLELRDVSHHYGRGFGGLKNISLTVRPGEKIGVVGRSGAGKSTLVKLILRFYDTESGEILIDGQNIGDVTQESLRQKIGMVQQDSSLLHRSVRDNILYGRPDATEADMIAAAKKAEAHDFILTLEDPQGRTGYDAHVGERGVKLSGGQRQRVALARVILKDAPILILDEATSALDSEAEAAIQEALYGVMAGKTVIAIAHRLSTIAAMDRIVVLEDGQVAEDGPHAVLLRQNGLYARFWARQSGGFIGLEEDAAE, encoded by the coding sequence GTTCCTGAAGGATTACGTCCAGCCGTTCAAAAGCGTCTTCGCTGTCACCGCGCTGTTTTCAGTCGGCAATGCGGTGCTGGACGTCGGCCTGATCTGGTACCTCGGCCGTCTGGTTGACCTGATGACCGGCCAGACTCCCGCAGCCTTCATGGCCGCGCATTGGGTCGAATTGCTGGTCGTGGCCTTTGTCATCCTGTTTGTCCGGCCGTTGGTTGCAGGCGGGTCGGTCGGCCTGCTGCACAACACCATCCTGACGAACTTCGGCACGATGATGCGCTGGCGGGCGCACCGGCATGTCCTGCGCCAGCCTGTCGGCTGGTTCGAAAGCGATTTCGCTGGCCGCATCGCCAACCGCATCATGCAAGCCCCCCCGGCGGCGGGTGAGGCGGTGTTCCAGGTCTTCGACATGGCCGCCTTTGCCGCCGCCACCTTCATCGGCGCGCTTTTGATGCTGTTCGAGGCTGACCCCCGGCTGATGGTGCCCTTGCTCCTCTGGGTGGTCGGCTACATCGCCCTGATGCGCTGGACCATCCGCCGCGCGGGCCCCGCCTCGACCGCGGCAAGCGATGCGCGGTCGGCCGTCACTGGCCGGGTGGTAGACAGCTATACCAACATCCATTCGGTCAAGCTGTTCGCGCATCAGGACAGCGAACTGAACTACGCCAAGGAGGCGATCGAGAAGTCCCGCCAAACCCTGCAGACCGAAATGCGCATCGTCACCAAGATGGACGTGGCGCTGACCTTCCTGAACGGGTTGATGATCATGGGTGTCGGCGGGCTGGCGCTGTGGTTCTGGGTGCAGGGCAGCGCTACGGTCGGCGTGGTCGCGGCGGCGGTGGCGCTGGTGCTGCGCATCAACTCCATGACCTACTGGATCATGTGGGCCTCCACCAACCTCGTGCAGAACCTTGGCACGCTGGCCGAGGGGATGCAGACCATTGCCCAGCCCATCACGCTGGTCGACAGGCCTGCAGCCAAGCCGCTTCGGTTTCAGGACGGGCTGCTGGAATTGCGGGATGTCAGCCACCACTATGGTCGGGGGTTCGGCGGGTTGAAGAACATCAGCCTGACAGTCCGGCCCGGTGAAAAAATCGGCGTTGTCGGGCGGTCCGGGGCGGGGAAATCCACCTTGGTCAAGCTGATCCTGCGGTTCTACGACACGGAATCCGGGGAAATCCTGATTGACGGGCAGAACATCGGTGACGTGACGCAGGAAAGCCTGCGGCAGAAGATCGGCATGGTGCAGCAGGATTCGTCGCTGCTGCACCGGTCGGTCCGCGACAACATCCTCTATGGCCGCCCTGACGCGACCGAAGCAGACATGATCGCCGCGGCGAAAAAGGCCGAAGCGCATGATTTCATCCTGACGCTGGAGGACCCGCAGGGCCGCACCGGCTATGATGCGCATGTCGGCGAACGGGGGGTGAAACTGTCGGGTGGCCAGCGGCAGCGGGTGGCGCTGGCGCGCGTGATCCTGAAGGATGCGCCGATCCTGATCCTTGACGAAGCCACCTCTGCGCTGGATTCCGAGGCCGAGGCCGCCATTCAAGAGGCGCTCTATGGCGTCATGGCCGGAAAGACCGTGATCGCCATTGCGCACAGGCTGTCTACCATTGCGGCCATGGACCGGATCGTCGTTCTGGAAGATGGTCAGGTGGCGGAAGATGGCCCACATGCCGTGCTTTTGCGGCAGAACGGGCTATATGCCAGATTCTGGGCACGTCAATCCGGCGGGTTCATCGGTCTGGAAGAGGACGCGGCAGAGTGA